One genomic segment of Acinetobacter sp. C26M includes these proteins:
- a CDS encoding OprD family outer membrane porin: MLKPDTLYKAQRVALYTLFGCLNINAAYADFFEDSEKSIYLRNFYLERDFENTNKDLGSWSQAMTGRFESGYTDTPLQVGLDLGFQYALRLTDRYDERLDTVFKYDQHEGRQERDYLKLGATLKFKYHNTELKVGELFPKTPVLFIDDSRQLVTTYAGAMLESKDIKNLKVSAGRFTHVNARDDDEYRKFTLGNSTDPNKRSDGLNFLGLDYNFTPQLTGSYWFGQLEDIYQQQYLSAAYTETVNKSKLKVDARYFNYKEDGDAYFGDIDVQSIGLQASVQNGPHTILTGLQKHMGEDNIPLLNGYVPQAYLQSWSAIAFYKAKEFTWHVLYSYDFKEQGIPGLKLTLRYLNGSEIYREGFKDNKETEKNVIVNYTVPEGKLKGLGFEWRHIRADIKYGAGNNPGTDFVENRIMTTYTHKF; this comes from the coding sequence ATGTTAAAACCAGATACGCTGTATAAAGCACAGCGCGTAGCCTTATATACACTCTTTGGTTGTCTAAACATCAATGCGGCTTATGCAGATTTTTTCGAAGACAGCGAAAAAAGCATTTATCTGCGTAATTTTTACTTGGAACGGGATTTTGAAAATACCAATAAAGATTTAGGCAGTTGGTCTCAGGCGATGACAGGACGCTTTGAATCAGGTTATACCGATACACCGCTTCAAGTTGGTTTGGATCTGGGATTTCAATATGCCCTGCGTTTAACGGATCGCTATGATGAACGTCTGGATACCGTATTTAAATATGATCAGCACGAAGGTCGGCAGGAACGTGATTATTTAAAATTAGGCGCGACTTTAAAATTTAAATATCACAATACTGAACTGAAAGTGGGTGAGCTTTTCCCAAAAACACCGGTACTGTTTATTGATGATTCTCGACAATTGGTCACCACCTACGCAGGCGCAATGCTGGAAAGTAAAGACATTAAAAATTTAAAAGTATCGGCAGGGCGTTTTACCCATGTGAATGCTCGAGATGATGATGAATATCGAAAATTTACCTTAGGCAACTCGACTGACCCAAACAAAAGAAGTGACGGGTTGAATTTCTTGGGGCTTGATTATAATTTTACTCCTCAGTTGACGGGTTCTTATTGGTTTGGGCAGCTTGAAGATATTTACCAACAACAATATTTGAGTGCGGCCTATACGGAAACAGTCAACAAAAGCAAGCTCAAAGTAGATGCCCGCTACTTTAATTATAAAGAAGATGGGGATGCTTATTTTGGCGATATTGATGTCCAGTCGATCGGTCTGCAAGCCAGTGTGCAAAATGGACCACATACCATTTTGACGGGTCTGCAAAAGCATATGGGTGAGGACAATATTCCTCTGTTAAATGGTTATGTACCACAAGCCTATTTACAGAGTTGGTCAGCAATTGCTTTCTACAAAGCCAAAGAGTTCACTTGGCATGTTTTATATAGTTATGACTTTAAAGAGCAGGGTATTCCTGGGCTAAAACTGACTTTACGTTATTTAAATGGTAGTGAAATCTATCGGGAAGGCTTTAAAGATAATAAAGAAACTGAGAAGAATGTGATCGTCAATTACACCGTACCAGAAGGTAAACTAAAAGGTCTCGGTTTTGAATGGCGACATATTCGCGCTGATATTAAATATGGTGCAGGCAATAATCCAGGTACAGATTTTGTCGAAAATCGAATCATGACGACGTATACACATAAGTTCTGA
- a CDS encoding DUF3649 domain-containing protein — protein sequence MNIEASVPLASAKRVTKKKVEQSSLIKYRLMIFSRFVLAIFGGYYFAAIAAMLMGFLFSAEPSKANAVFGATMLAFVIHCAVFIWVFLVNSTVKVWLGVIVPSVLMTLIYWFLKG from the coding sequence ATGAATATTGAAGCTTCTGTGCCCTTGGCCTCCGCCAAAAGGGTCACAAAAAAGAAGGTTGAACAATCATCATTGATTAAATATCGATTGATGATTTTTTCACGTTTTGTCTTGGCCATTTTTGGTGGCTATTACTTTGCTGCGATTGCTGCAATGTTGATGGGTTTCCTGTTTTCAGCTGAACCTTCCAAAGCCAATGCGGTATTTGGGGCAACCATGTTGGCTTTCGTGATCCATTGTGCCGTGTTCATTTGGGTATTTTTGGTCAACTCAACCGTGAAAGTCTGGTTAGGCGTTATTGTTCCCAGTGTATTGATGACGTTGATTTATTGGTTTTTAAAAGGGTAA
- a CDS encoding SEL1-like repeat protein has translation MKKSSFIVLIGILILSNEITRASYDDGQVINIQKENNVTNFKELNVLARQGDVKSQLALGIIYLKRQDITQDYSLALYWFRKAVEQGNANAQYNLGQMYRLGLGIRQDDDQAANWYLKAAEQGNAQAQNNLGLMYQLGQGVRQDYSQALSWYRKAVEQGNAHAQNNLGVMYQLGQGLSQDYSQAVSLYLKAAEQGNAEAQKNLGLIYVQGQGTAQDYKQAFNWFLKAAEQGETVAQYNLGQMYRLGQGVDNDNVQAVNWYRKAAEQGNAEAQNNLGLLYVQGQGTAKDYNQALNWFLKAAEQGNANAQNNLGLMYRLGIGVSQDYSQALNWFNKAVEQDNAAAQNNLGLIYKHGYGVRKDEVQAINWYLKAAEQGNSEAQKNLGLIYAQGQGVSQDYTQAVSWFLKAAEQGNTVAQYILGWMYFKGEGITQNYTKALNWLRKAAEKGNADMQFQLGMIYHEANKSENKGYDVEAVKWWLAAAQQNHPIAQNNMGMAYLEGIGVRPDCKLALSWFHKSANLGERRAMYNLGDLYSKGLCVDQNKIQAETWYKKFNEAVKN, from the coding sequence ATGAAGAAAAGTAGCTTTATCGTGTTGATCGGAATTTTAATATTAAGCAATGAAATTACACGAGCGAGCTATGATGATGGTCAGGTTATAAATATTCAGAAAGAAAATAATGTGACTAACTTTAAAGAATTGAATGTGTTAGCAAGACAAGGAGATGTAAAATCTCAGCTTGCTTTAGGAATAATCTATTTAAAAAGACAAGATATAACTCAGGATTATTCGCTAGCCTTGTATTGGTTTCGTAAAGCTGTAGAACAAGGCAATGCCAATGCACAATACAACCTCGGGCAGATGTATCGCTTAGGGCTTGGAATACGTCAAGACGATGATCAAGCTGCTAATTGGTATCTTAAAGCTGCTGAGCAAGGTAATGCTCAAGCGCAAAATAATTTAGGTCTAATGTATCAACTCGGGCAAGGTGTAAGACAAGATTATTCTCAAGCCTTAAGTTGGTATCGTAAAGCTGTTGAGCAGGGTAATGCTCATGCTCAAAATAATTTGGGCGTAATGTATCAATTAGGGCAAGGTTTAAGTCAAGACTATTCTCAAGCTGTCAGTTTGTATCTTAAAGCTGCTGAGCAGGGCAACGCCGAAGCGCAAAAGAATTTAGGCTTAATATATGTTCAGGGACAAGGTACAGCACAGGATTATAAGCAAGCCTTTAACTGGTTTCTTAAGGCTGCTGAACAAGGTGAAACAGTTGCACAATATAATCTGGGACAAATGTATCGATTGGGGCAGGGTGTTGATAATGATAATGTTCAAGCGGTGAACTGGTACCGTAAAGCTGCTGAGCAAGGCAACGCCGAAGCGCAAAATAATTTAGGTTTATTATATGTTCAGGGGCAAGGTACAGCAAAGGATTACAACCAAGCCTTAAACTGGTTTCTTAAGGCTGCTGAGCAAGGTAATGCAAATGCTCAGAATAACTTAGGCTTGATGTATCGACTAGGGATAGGTGTAAGCCAAGATTATTCTCAAGCCTTAAATTGGTTCAATAAAGCTGTTGAACAAGATAATGCTGCTGCACAAAATAATTTAGGTTTAATCTATAAACATGGATATGGTGTACGCAAAGATGAAGTTCAAGCCATAAATTGGTACCTTAAAGCTGCAGAACAGGGAAATTCAGAAGCACAAAAAAATCTGGGTTTAATATATGCCCAAGGACAAGGGGTAAGTCAGGATTATACCCAAGCCGTAAGTTGGTTTCTTAAAGCTGCAGAGCAGGGTAATACTGTTGCCCAATACATCTTAGGGTGGATGTATTTTAAAGGAGAGGGTATAACTCAGAATTATACAAAAGCTTTAAATTGGTTACGTAAAGCTGCTGAAAAAGGTAATGCCGATATGCAATTTCAGCTTGGTATGATTTATCATGAAGCAAATAAGTCCGAAAATAAAGGTTATGATGTTGAAGCAGTTAAGTGGTGGTTGGCAGCGGCACAACAAAATCACCCAATTGCGCAAAATAATATGGGAATGGCTTATTTAGAGGGAATAGGTGTTAGGCCAGATTGTAAACTTGCCTTAAGTTGGTTTCATAAGTCAGCTAATCTAGGAGAGCGCAGAGCAATGTATAACTTGGGTGATTTATATTCTAAAGGGCTATGTGTAGACCAAAATAAAATTCAGGCTGAGACATGGTACAAAAAATTTAATGAGGCCGTGAAGAACTAA
- a CDS encoding PepSY-associated TM helix domain-containing protein, which translates to MRVDGKNEGPRQSMSWLHTWTSLLLGWLLYAVFLTGTLSFFQNEITVWMKPELHQSVNNTSQQQQLGYALQYLQQNGQPAESWNIRFANERQPAIMLNIRKPGEGRRRGGEIYLDAQTGQEIKARETRGGGFLYRFHFELYGMPRIWGRWIVGIATLFMFVAIISGIITHKKIFKDFFTFRPAKGQRSWLDAHNATAVFALPFHIMITFSGLLLLMFMFMPWAMNSHYGNGQNFYQMLNEPVAKTPEQARLLAEQKQKEAAEEGRGNRGGGRRGEAEQAAPVLAAAPMVNLLTLSQYVQQGWEDNPIASIRVNKPNTVEADVQFNATRTTTLLDRESIPSMKFNAVTGQLIDEAKPVNSTSKAIYTLVTWLHMAHGVDSVLRWLLFLSGVLGTMMVASGLILWVVKRIPDVQKLGYKPFGHRLVEVLNITAITGLPIACAAYFIANRFIPAQLAERSPLEINVFFIVWLLCLIHAAIRAHRPAWLEQLALAAVLFLFMPILNFLTGGQALWMSIYHGQWMIASFDLVCIILGLIFIYSYYKLKRYQGLAVKQKKQPKVQAGQEQA; encoded by the coding sequence ATGCGTGTTGATGGTAAAAATGAAGGCCCTCGCCAGTCGATGTCATGGTTACATACATGGACAAGCCTGCTCTTGGGATGGTTGCTTTATGCAGTTTTTCTGACGGGTACGCTCAGTTTTTTCCAAAATGAAATTACGGTGTGGATGAAACCTGAATTGCATCAGTCTGTGAATAATACTTCACAGCAGCAACAATTGGGTTATGCACTACAGTATTTGCAGCAAAACGGGCAGCCTGCCGAAAGTTGGAATATCCGTTTTGCCAATGAACGCCAACCTGCCATTATGCTGAATATCCGTAAGCCGGGTGAAGGCCGCCGTCGGGGTGGTGAAATCTATTTAGATGCACAAACGGGACAAGAGATTAAAGCGCGAGAAACTCGGGGTGGCGGTTTCTTATATCGCTTTCATTTTGAACTCTATGGTATGCCACGTATTTGGGGGCGTTGGATTGTTGGTATCGCAACCTTATTCATGTTTGTCGCGATTATCAGCGGTATTATCACCCATAAAAAGATTTTCAAGGATTTCTTTACCTTCCGTCCAGCCAAAGGTCAGCGTTCTTGGCTCGATGCTCATAATGCAACGGCTGTATTTGCTTTACCTTTTCATATTATGATCACCTTTAGTGGTTTGCTATTGTTAATGTTCATGTTTATGCCATGGGCGATGAACAGCCACTATGGAAATGGGCAAAATTTCTATCAAATGCTGAATGAACCTGTTGCTAAAACACCAGAGCAAGCACGTTTATTGGCAGAGCAAAAACAAAAAGAAGCAGCCGAAGAAGGGCGCGGCAATCGCGGTGGTGGCCGCCGTGGTGAAGCTGAACAAGCAGCGCCCGTGCTTGCAGCAGCACCAATGGTGAATTTGCTGACATTGAGTCAATACGTTCAGCAAGGTTGGGAAGATAATCCGATTGCTTCGATTCGAGTGAATAAGCCGAATACGGTTGAAGCTGATGTTCAATTTAATGCAACCCGTACTACCACATTGCTTGATCGAGAAAGCATTCCTTCAATGAAGTTTAATGCGGTGACAGGGCAATTGATTGATGAAGCCAAGCCAGTTAACTCAACTTCCAAAGCCATTTATACCTTGGTGACATGGTTACATATGGCACATGGTGTGGACTCGGTGTTGCGTTGGTTGTTATTTTTATCAGGTGTGTTAGGCACAATGATGGTGGCTTCTGGTCTGATCTTATGGGTAGTAAAACGCATTCCAGATGTACAGAAGTTGGGCTATAAGCCATTTGGTCATCGTCTGGTTGAAGTGCTGAATATTACCGCAATTACAGGCCTACCGATTGCCTGTGCTGCTTATTTCATTGCCAATCGTTTTATCCCAGCTCAATTGGCCGAACGTTCTCCGCTAGAGATTAATGTGTTCTTTATCGTATGGCTGCTGTGTTTAATTCATGCGGCTATTCGGGCACATCGTCCTGCATGGTTGGAGCAACTGGCTTTAGCTGCTGTACTGTTCCTGTTTATGCCAATCCTAAACTTCTTAACAGGCGGGCAGGCACTATGGATGAGTATTTATCATGGACAATGGATGATCGCCAGTTTTGATCTGGTGTGCATTATTTTGGGTCTGATTTTTATCTATTCTTATTACAAGTTAAAGCGTTACCAAGGTCTAGCTGTAAAGCAGAAAAAACAGCCTAAGGTTCAAGCTGGACAGGAGCAAGCATAA
- a CDS encoding DUF3325 domain-containing protein, whose translation MAALMLWCVAVVALSALACGMSKHQRDIFSSQISAQNSRRFEIVGWVILLISALVMVYFKGASVGLSEWLGCITFAALAVGLLLTYQPKKLLQANAIVTVLFGLLLIVTLI comes from the coding sequence ATGGCAGCATTGATGTTGTGGTGTGTTGCTGTGGTGGCGTTATCGGCACTTGCGTGTGGGATGAGTAAGCATCAGCGTGATATTTTTAGTTCTCAGATCTCAGCACAAAATAGTCGACGTTTTGAGATTGTAGGTTGGGTAATTCTTCTTATATCTGCGTTGGTGATGGTTTACTTTAAAGGTGCCTCAGTTGGTTTATCTGAGTGGTTGGGTTGTATCACCTTTGCTGCTTTGGCAGTGGGGTTATTATTAACCTATCAACCTAAAAAACTGTTGCAGGCGAATGCGATTGTGACAGTTTTATTTGGGCTACTGCTTATTGTGACCTTGATTTAA
- a CDS encoding TonB-dependent siderophore receptor produces the protein MKDYQAKTTLALAVRAILWGMPLSVVSIATTSAYAANVYQISISSTTLDQALKQLAIQTGTTISYDSTILSKIKSASLKGNYSVETALETLLKPHAFEAIKVANAGYSIQAKVTVAAVEPKVVKLEAIRTRADQAQNNNAQQESNSAQLPTISIKAANQNMTNVGKQAQNIKDVPQSVTVMSRQRLDEQGLKTLDDVMVQTTGVTREQLWLNNNYSARGLKIENIRYDGGSTSSLEDRSNSADMAQYDAVEVLRGADGLFGAGEAGGVINLTSKRPKAETEINGSISAGSWNNYRGEFDATGSLTEDQSVKGRLVTVFQDRDFFYKPTQSRREMVYGALSFDLLPETTLFTGVSYQKDKVDAFNASLPRWEDGADLHLPRSTTMGAPWGWIERKNTSFFANLQHQINDDWKTQLNVRHNIGNDAINSAEMEGAVSYETHQSQWWRYQDDTRFKETTMDLNLQGSFNLFEQKHDLILGIDHSNNQKDYRLNWTYYADGDAFNRVAPPEWDYPALSWATNTTNKNNKSALYGSLKLRPVDDLALIIGGRYTFKDELTINNHNSNIENTYTEDKKFVPYYGITYDILPSTTAYASFAEIYKNQRNYLTAADGPGLEPLTGRNIEFGIKHQINANLLASIAYFDIKKEKEKVYNTYTSIPNSNSLCCYIGTGSMESKGVDVELNGNISPDWNLSVGYTYNKNEKKDNTENPYNTYTPKNLLKIWTTYQLDQIVDGLEIGGGVIAQSKNYATGSVKEFNPVTQKFDGARKNIELVQPNYAIWSARVAYDINPQWNIALNLNNIFDKTYYSTIGNPGYGNFYGEPRNVLLTLKASY, from the coding sequence ATGAAGGATTATCAGGCGAAAACTACCTTGGCGTTGGCTGTACGCGCCATTTTATGGGGCATGCCACTCAGCGTTGTCAGCATTGCAACTACTTCTGCTTATGCTGCCAATGTTTATCAGATTTCGATTAGCTCGACCACACTCGATCAAGCACTTAAACAACTCGCGATTCAAACAGGCACCACCATTAGCTATGACTCAACCATACTTTCTAAAATAAAAAGCGCTTCACTAAAAGGAAATTATTCAGTAGAAACTGCTTTAGAGACTTTGCTTAAACCACATGCATTTGAAGCAATCAAAGTTGCCAATGCTGGATACAGTATTCAAGCCAAAGTAACTGTGGCTGCTGTTGAACCTAAAGTGGTTAAATTAGAAGCGATTCGCACACGAGCAGATCAAGCTCAAAATAACAACGCTCAGCAAGAAAGCAATTCAGCACAGCTCCCAACAATTTCGATCAAAGCCGCCAACCAAAATATGACAAATGTTGGCAAGCAAGCTCAGAATATTAAAGACGTACCACAATCTGTAACCGTTATGTCTCGTCAGCGTCTTGATGAACAAGGCCTAAAAACCCTTGATGATGTCATGGTACAAACAACAGGTGTAACACGCGAACAGCTCTGGTTAAATAATAACTATAGTGCACGTGGTCTAAAGATTGAAAATATCCGTTATGACGGCGGCAGTACTTCAAGTCTAGAAGATCGAAGTAACAGTGCTGATATGGCACAATATGACGCAGTTGAGGTGTTGCGTGGTGCAGATGGTTTATTCGGTGCCGGTGAAGCTGGCGGTGTAATTAATCTCACCTCTAAACGACCAAAAGCAGAAACCGAAATCAATGGATCAATTTCAGCAGGTAGCTGGAATAATTATCGTGGTGAATTCGATGCGACTGGTTCTTTAACAGAAGATCAAAGTGTTAAAGGTCGTTTGGTCACTGTTTTCCAAGATCGAGACTTCTTCTACAAACCGACACAAAGCCGCCGTGAAATGGTCTACGGTGCATTAAGCTTTGACTTATTACCCGAAACAACATTGTTTACGGGTGTGAGTTATCAAAAAGATAAAGTGGATGCTTTTAACGCTAGCTTACCTCGTTGGGAAGATGGCGCAGATCTGCATTTACCTCGCAGTACAACGATGGGAGCACCTTGGGGTTGGATCGAACGTAAAAACACATCCTTTTTCGCCAATCTTCAACACCAAATTAATGATGACTGGAAAACACAACTGAATGTGCGTCACAACATTGGTAATGATGCGATTAACAGCGCTGAAATGGAAGGTGCTGTCAGTTATGAGACTCACCAAAGCCAATGGTGGCGCTATCAGGATGATACACGCTTTAAAGAAACAACAATGGATTTAAACCTACAAGGCAGCTTTAATTTATTTGAACAAAAGCATGATCTGATTTTAGGTATTGATCATAGTAACAACCAAAAAGATTATCGACTAAATTGGACCTATTATGCTGATGGTGATGCATTTAATCGCGTTGCACCGCCAGAATGGGACTACCCTGCGCTCTCTTGGGCAACCAATACGACCAACAAGAATAATAAATCTGCACTTTATGGTTCTTTAAAATTACGCCCTGTTGATGATTTAGCCCTCATTATTGGTGGCCGCTATACCTTTAAAGATGAGTTAACCATCAACAACCACAATAGCAATATTGAAAACACATACACAGAAGACAAAAAGTTTGTTCCTTATTATGGGATTACCTATGATATTTTGCCTTCTACAACAGCCTATGCAAGCTTTGCAGAAATTTATAAAAATCAGCGTAACTATTTAACAGCAGCAGATGGTCCAGGGCTCGAACCATTAACAGGGCGAAATATTGAATTTGGTATCAAGCATCAAATTAATGCAAACTTGCTTGCGTCCATTGCCTACTTCGATATCAAAAAAGAAAAGGAAAAAGTGTATAACACCTATACCAGCATTCCAAACAGCAACTCACTATGCTGTTACATCGGTACAGGTTCTATGGAAAGTAAAGGGGTTGATGTTGAACTCAATGGCAATATTAGCCCTGACTGGAATTTATCTGTAGGTTATACCTACAATAAAAACGAGAAAAAGGATAATACTGAAAATCCATATAATACCTACACCCCTAAAAATCTGTTAAAAATTTGGACAACCTATCAGCTTGATCAAATTGTCGATGGATTAGAAATAGGTGGCGGTGTAATCGCTCAAAGTAAAAACTATGCAACTGGATCAGTCAAAGAATTTAATCCAGTCACACAAAAGTTTGATGGTGCTCGGAAAAATATTGAACTGGTTCAACCCAATTATGCTATTTGGTCAGCGCGTGTCGCTTATGATATTAATCCTCAATGGAATATCGCACTTAACCTAAACAATATTTTTGACAAAACCTATTACAGTACGATCGGCAACCCTGGTTATGGTAATTTTTATGGCGAACCGCGTAATGTCCTTTTGACTTTAAAAGCAAGTTACTAA
- a CDS encoding TonB-dependent receptor: MLEQNKSLKSSQFIRTTLCTSVLLVLSSPHVFAQDSTDKASTLPTIAVTASKADTAYKSGNMDIPRTEDDVQAYTMIEREEIERSGTTTVTELLSKVLPMATSTNNSSYFSGTSSQINLRGLGASQTLVLINGRRSAGTGNRGTSESTDQPNLNNIPLAAIERIEVLPTSAAAIYGSGAIGGVINVILRKDYVGTEVNVRYSDTVDNQQPAKSFNLVSGFSLEDGRTHVMLTASKKDQDSLLASERDWKSKSRQNILKNNPKSIIGDKVNPPAGHLTNIRSKDGSELVPGWGSSMAHLPKGWNGDLSKLGQGYTLGLSDGVSAWSGKEALLYDTKTEAFGLSLNRDFTDRLNVFLEAGYEKEEGWSFNTVPHNYGVITVNKDSPHNPFGKDILVNYPLRLDSLGAFAKDTFETTQKKVATGFTFDLTPEWILSADYAWSKSDIRQRYTRQGSKNPKASAWNKDTTNNAIDFLQDFTTTPTDLISKYWNYPKNNTQQTLNDFSVRATGQIAKWYAGDIRLATGIEHRRYESEGFADHQHVDNPWVKPTERKSNASSVYTEFNIPVISPELNLPFAKLLDVQLAARYEDFNVQAKTPQYDSQIDPATGYRSKFLNYSDSGKSKFDAITPTVGFRFAPNDQLMFRASYSEGFVTPSVSQISQATSTQVTGATLTDPTTGKIISTYEGISGGNPDLTPESSKSINAGIVLTPEAIPDLRLSIDYYNIKKTNNISSISAQYILDNQSKYGSRIKRNQAGDIVSIDTTPFNALNLKTSGIDTNLNYRFDSVIGETTFNLGYTHVNEYRQKHNLIDPEKNFVSLVGGAVSDAPLKHRANASIYLQANDNWGFGWASQYYGSYDMVNAAAILNQTGHADKKLKIEDQIYHDIFAKVSLPSSKLLKHSSSELSFGIQNLFNDYTVDMSGTQSYLSKYSDVRGRQYYLNLKFSF; this comes from the coding sequence GTGTTAGAACAAAATAAATCTCTCAAATCATCTCAATTTATTAGAACAACACTCTGCACTTCTGTTTTATTGGTGTTGTCATCTCCACATGTATTTGCGCAAGACAGTACAGATAAAGCTTCGACACTGCCGACTATTGCAGTGACAGCAAGCAAGGCTGATACTGCCTATAAATCGGGCAATATGGATATTCCACGTACTGAAGACGATGTCCAAGCCTATACCATGATCGAGCGGGAAGAGATTGAACGTTCAGGCACCACCACAGTCACCGAATTATTGTCTAAAGTACTGCCGATGGCGACTTCAACCAATAATTCCAGTTACTTCTCAGGTACATCGAGTCAAATCAATTTACGTGGGCTTGGCGCCAGTCAAACTTTAGTATTGATTAATGGTCGTCGTAGTGCAGGAACAGGGAATCGAGGTACTTCAGAATCTACCGATCAACCCAATTTAAATAATATTCCCTTGGCTGCAATTGAACGGATTGAAGTGTTACCAACATCAGCCGCTGCGATTTATGGCAGTGGGGCGATTGGTGGCGTCATCAATGTGATTTTACGCAAAGACTATGTTGGCACCGAAGTGAATGTGCGCTATAGCGATACTGTGGATAATCAACAACCTGCCAAGTCTTTTAATTTGGTTTCAGGTTTTTCTTTGGAAGATGGCCGTACTCATGTGATGTTGACTGCATCCAAAAAAGACCAAGATAGTTTGCTAGCGAGTGAACGTGACTGGAAAAGTAAATCACGCCAAAATATTTTAAAAAATAATCCGAAGAGTATTATTGGGGACAAGGTCAATCCGCCTGCAGGTCATCTAACCAATATTCGTAGTAAAGATGGTTCTGAATTAGTGCCAGGATGGGGCTCATCTATGGCGCATCTTCCCAAAGGTTGGAATGGCGATCTGAGCAAACTGGGACAAGGTTATACCTTAGGTTTGTCGGATGGGGTCAGTGCTTGGTCAGGCAAAGAAGCTTTGCTTTATGATACCAAGACGGAAGCATTTGGCCTTTCTTTAAATCGTGATTTTACTGATCGTCTGAATGTGTTTCTTGAAGCAGGCTATGAAAAAGAAGAGGGGTGGTCATTTAATACTGTACCACATAACTATGGGGTGATAACGGTTAACAAAGACAGTCCGCATAATCCGTTTGGTAAGGATATTTTAGTGAATTATCCATTACGTTTGGATAGTCTGGGTGCCTTTGCCAAGGACACATTTGAAACCACCCAGAAGAAAGTTGCGACGGGCTTTACCTTTGACCTTACACCAGAATGGATACTCTCGGCAGATTATGCATGGAGTAAATCGGATATTCGTCAACGTTATACACGTCAGGGTAGCAAAAATCCAAAAGCCAGTGCATGGAACAAAGATACCACCAATAATGCAATTGATTTTCTGCAAGATTTCACCACCACACCAACGGACTTAATTTCAAAATATTGGAACTATCCAAAAAATAATACGCAGCAGACTTTAAATGATTTCTCGGTTCGTGCCACAGGTCAGATCGCAAAATGGTATGCAGGTGATATTCGATTGGCAACGGGGATTGAACACCGTCGTTATGAAAGTGAAGGCTTTGCAGATCACCAACATGTCGACAATCCTTGGGTGAAGCCGACTGAACGTAAGAGCAATGCATCCAGTGTTTACACGGAATTTAACATTCCAGTGATTTCACCTGAGCTGAATTTACCTTTCGCCAAATTACTGGATGTGCAATTGGCTGCACGCTATGAAGATTTCAATGTCCAAGCAAAAACGCCACAATATGACAGCCAAATTGATCCAGCAACGGGATATCGTTCTAAGTTTTTAAATTATAGCGATTCGGGTAAATCAAAATTTGATGCAATCACACCAACGGTTGGTTTCCGCTTCGCACCAAACGATCAATTGATGTTCCGTGCGTCTTATAGCGAAGGTTTTGTGACGCCATCGGTTTCTCAAATTTCTCAAGCGACGTCGACCCAAGTGACGGGCGCGACATTAACCGACCCTACAACAGGAAAAATTATTAGCACTTATGAAGGTATTTCTGGCGGTAATCCTGATCTAACCCCAGAAAGTTCAAAAAGTATTAATGCTGGGATTGTGTTAACCCCAGAGGCGATTCCTGATTTACGCCTATCGATTGATTATTACAACATCAAAAAAACCAATAATATTAGTTCGATCAGTGCGCAATACATTCTAGATAATCAAAGTAAATATGGCAGTCGAATTAAACGTAACCAAGCAGGCGATATAGTTTCGATTGATACCACACCATTCAACGCTTTAAATCTAAAAACCAGTGGAATCGATACCAATTTAAATTATCGCTTTGATAGTGTGATTGGAGAAACCACCTTTAATTTGGGCTATACCCATGTTAATGAATATCGCCAAAAACATAATTTGATCGATCCAGAAAAGAATTTTGTCAGTCTTGTTGGCGGTGCGGTATCAGATGCACCGTTAAAACATCGTGCCAATGCATCGATTTATCTACAGGCTAATGACAATTGGGGCTTTGGTTGGGCAAGTCAATATTATGGTTCATATGACATGGTCAACGCGGCTGCGATTTTAAATCAAACGGGTCATGCCGATAAAAAATTAAAAATTGAAGATCAAATCTACCATGACATTTTTGCCAAGGTGAGTTTACCGAGCAGTAAGTTGCTGAAACACAGTAGCAGTGAGCTGAGCTTCGGTATTCAGAATTTATTTAATGATTACACGGTCGATATGTCTGGAACGCAATCATACCTCAGCAAATATAGTGATGTCCGTGGTCGCCAATATTATCTAAACCTTAAGTTTTCTTTCTAA